From a single Sparus aurata chromosome 13, fSpaAur1.1, whole genome shotgun sequence genomic region:
- the gdpd4b gene encoding glycerophosphodiester phosphodiesterase domain-containing protein 5: protein MASTISQLQFGRLRGLRAKLLRRYEHQPLVSCLAGLYGCQWRRYERNCTQPGDCCCSKLEGISFALLVAAFCLTLVFLYFWGQAKNDYNDFDWFNFGNLGFWFPWSVVLLVIAAGFFTYITVLMLLAVCLLSEGQKLYLHWSHKIGILVSLMFSIVATAVLSDLWSKEWKTLLLSFQVTAPYLHLGGVLLMTALAWPIALHFFRMNSRVRRGLIMGVYVSILSALYLVPLGLYSPCIKKEGTLGPAPALIGHRGAPMLAPENTLMSFQKAVETGSGGLETDVTISSDGVPFLMHDHTLQRTTNVHKVFPNRTENPAAMFTWAELETLNAGAWFLSHDPFGTVGSLGADERREAGTQPVCSLRAFLQLAAQKDKLVIFDLYRPPRGHPYRDTWIQRTLEVIQNESSIHSAQVLWLPSDLRALVHEMDPELQQTSGSRLPLEELQRNHIIKLNLHYSSMSTELVREYAAVNITTNLYVISQPWLYSLAWCSGVHSVTTNAPQLLSTMRTPLFLMTPDEYNLMWILTDLLSLLLIFIIFVFHWWRERGLAFCSGSKITLDNGTYSKFKTEMSDIWSVSSANSQAERTLNLATVTEH, encoded by the exons ATGGCGTCCACGATATCCCAGCTGCAGTTCGGCCGGCTGCGTGGTCTTCGTGCTAAACTGCTGCGGCGCTACGAGCACCAGCCTTTAGTGTCGTGTCTGGCCGGTCTGTACGGCTGCCAGTGGAGACGCTACGAGAGGAACTGCACTCAGCCGGgagactgctgctgcagcaag CTGGAAGGCATCAGCTTCGCTCTGCTCGTGGCGGCCTTCTGCTTAACACTGGTGTTTCTCTACTTCTGGGGACAAGCAAAGAATGACTACAATGACTTCGACTG GTTTAACTTTGGGAACCTGGGCTTCTGGTTTCCCTGGTCTGTGGTGCTGCTCGTCATCGCCGCAGGCTTCTTCACCTACATCACTGTACTCATG ctgctggctgtgtgtttgttgtcagaGGGCCAGAAACTCTATTTACACTGGAGTCACAAG ATCGGGATCCTAGTGAGCCTGATGTTCTCCATCGTAGCCACGGCCGTCTTGTCTGACCTGTGGAGTAAAGAATGGAAGACTTTACTACTTTCCTTCCAG GTGACGGCACCTTATTTACATTTGGGTGGAGTGTTACTGATGACGGCGCTGGCTTGGCCGATAGCTTTGCATTTCTTTCGTATGAACAGCAGAG TAAGGCGGGGCCTGATCATGGGGGTCTATGTCAGCATCCTGTCTGCTCTCTACTTGGTGCCCCTCGGTTTGTATTCTCCTTGTATCAAAAAGGAGGGGACCCTGGGCCCTGCACCGGCCCTCATCGGCCACAGAGGAGCCCCCATG CTGGCTCCAGAAAATACACTGATGTCGTTTCAGAAGGCtgtggaaacaggaagtggaggtCTGGAGACTGATGTCACGATCAG CTCTGATGGAGTCCCCTTCCTGATGCACGACCACACCCTCCAACGGACCACCAACGTCCACAAGGTTTTCCCCAATCGAACTGAAAACCCGGCTGCCATGTTCACCTGGGCTGAACTGGAGACCCTGAACGCCGGGGCCTGGTTCCTCTCA CACGATCCGTTTGGAACAGTCGGTTCTCTGGGAGCAGACGAGCGGCGGGAGGCTGGAACACAGCCGGTGTGCAGCCTGCGCGCGTTCCTGCAGCTGGCGGCTCAGAAAGACAAGCTGGTGATCTTTGACCTCTACCGTCCACCCAGAGGTCACCCGTACAGAGACACCTGGATCCAACGCACGCTGGAGGTCATCCAGAACGAGTCTTCCATTCATTCCGCGCAG GTGCTGTGGCTGCCGTCAGACCTGCGGGCTCTCGTCCACGAGATGGATCCTGAGCTCCAGCAGACATCAGGCAGTCGGCTCCCTCTAGAGGAGCTCCAGAGGAACCACATCATCAAACTTAACCTGCACTACAGCTCCATGTCCACTGAGCTCgtcag GGAGTACGCTGCAGTGAACATCACCACCAACCTGTATGTGATCAGCCAGCCGTGGCTGTACTCTCTGGCCTGGTGTAGTGGAGTCCACTCGGTCACCACCAACGCTCCACAGCTCCTCAGCACCATGAGGACACCGCTGTTCCTCATG acTCCAGATGAGTATAACCTGATGTGGATTCTCACCGATCTGTTGTCCCTCCTGCTGATCTTCATCATCTTCGTCTTTCACTg GTGGAGAGAGCGAGGACTGGCTTTCTGCTCGGGCAGCAAAATTACGCTGGACAACGGCACTTACAGCAAGTTTAAAACAG AGATGAGTGATATCTGGTCCGTCTCCAGTGCGAACTCCCAAGCAGAGAGGACACTCAACCTGGCAACTGTGACTGAACACTGA